The Salvia miltiorrhiza cultivar Shanhuang (shh) chromosome 2, IMPLAD_Smil_shh, whole genome shotgun sequence DNA window ggtgttgtgtgtgtgagagagcaAAGATGATTGGAGTGTGTTGGCTGAATTCAGCCGTGAGTGAGGTAGATAAAGGGGTGTTGGGTGGTttggggggtggttttggtggggtagcttagatatttaagatattaacccgttagtcgttaaatatctcgtctcgtctcattttaacaactaacaactcatactctttgttactcgccctctctacctctactcactttcattgcactcgtaattctatataaatatagaaaacacaagctcgttctcgaaattctgataaacgagctcatttcgtttatcgagaaatcccgatttactattcactcgtcgtccaaaaataaaaactttcattattggactcgtatcgaaaaactaagaatatttctcgacgacgtgcacgtaagattttgaaagtcgacaaaaagacgaaatagcagtattttactattcatcgtcaaaaagtcaaaattttgaaaaacgtcttaacggactcagatctcacttccgagttcatcgttctcattcaaataattatctcgaattattcaaatactcaaactcaaatacggatataaaatcccacatcattctcacatcatcgaaagaacatctcaacatcttaaaaaaaataacaagaaaacttcatataactcctcatctctttacaaagtaaatcaaacaagggatctaaaccctaattactcaaactcaagcaattaacacgtcatcaaaagcccggtaTTACAATAGAACAAGAGTAACAAGGTGGATCTCTCCCAAACCAGATCACCCACTCAAATCTTTAGGATTTCTAGGAACTTGCCTTTATCAACACTGACTTAAAATTTCATCACGACAACTCATATGTGCAGatggtaaaaataattaattatttttccaaTGAGTGAGGCTTCAACTACAAGGTCTCAGTTTCTCTTTCATTATACAAAATGAGATTTTTTAAACTGGGGAATTAGAAAGCAATTTGCAGAGTcactttcatttttcatttttgtaaaacaaaaaatatttttcgtaaTAAAAGGTTCATACTAATAAGGAGATCTTCTATTTATAATAGAATAAATAATGTTATGTTAGTGATTGCGTTAGAATTTTTttcttacataataataataataataataataataataataataataataataataataataataataataatgtaaaatatgatttatagttttaaaaaattaaattaagattttcataataaagtatgattcatagttctaagaattaaataataatttgttTAAAATAAAGTATgaactaataaataataataataataataataataataataataataataataataataataataataataataataataataataataataataataataataagtatgattcataattctaagaattaaattatgattttcttaaaataattcatgaatgaattaatcaataataataataataataataataatgaataatagTAAGTAATTTgcattttactccctccgtccatgaaagaacttcctaggagggagtggcacgagttttaagaaaaaatattgttgagtgtattgagagtggataaaaggtagttgagtgtattgcgagtggtgaaaatgtgttataattaatattgggagttgtgaaaagtgaaaagtaagaggattataagtggtggggtatagtccaaaaataggtaggaagttcttttgtggacgtcccaaaaaggaaagatatgaagttctttcgtggacggatggaagtataaaataatacaaataatattgaATATATATGTAAGTAAGAATCCTGacaatgaggaaaaagaataccAAAGAAAAGTCAGAAATAAGAATCCTGGAAAGTTGCACTACTTTCCTTATTTTCAGGATTCTTATTACTTTCCATGCCtgacaaaaaattaacaaaatacaggaatttaatattttggaatcagATTACTTTTCTAGGATAGAATTCGTGCCAAACAAATAGGCCCTATATATTTtgaaacaatggtgtcaaatggccacattgaacatgcaaacacaatatttggccactaattgaaaaaacacaaattatgcccattaattaggcaatatgcctaatatacccctaactgggcggactgggtagggtcaggagcgcgggtcgcgtgccgggtaggatcaggcacgcgggtcgggttaggcacttatggcactattagttccataagtgccaacgaaattttttttttactccccctgccctgtctaccccccagaaccccgaccccacccacccccaagccaaaaggaactttttaaacacttcccctagggtttagatatttcatttagggtttagattatccatttagggtttagatgatgctgttgtttctatatttgttctgcatgtttgacacttatggcactaatagtgccataagtactaaaaagaccattttactttactttattttggattttcgttggcacttatggcactattagtgccataaaataaaataacaaaattaaaatttgatttatttttatctagggggagtaaattttttttttttgtttttggcttgggggtgggtggggtcgggggtctggggggtagacagggcagggagagtaaaaaaaaaatttcgttggcacttatggtactaatagtgccataagtgcctaacccgacccgcgtgcctgatcctacccggcacgcgacccgcgctcctgaccctacccagtccgcccaattaagggcaaaaacatcccaaagctataaaaatggccaaaatttatgttttttcaatgagtggccataatttgtgttttatgatccattttgtctattccaaaattttactcatataTTTTTGTGTAATATAGGCACTTATTTTTGTAGATTTCTtgctggattgacatccctaaataTAAGTATGCATAATGTTGCACACAAATATGTATAGTAATATTTAGCTATATGCATAACTATGGCAACGATGAGCAGCAGCGAGAGGCACTAGAGAGGTCGCAAAGCAATACTTTCCCAAGCATATTTCTATAcaacgttatgcatatttgtgtttcaattatatgaataattttttatgaatattgtgggggaaaaatgatttttttttggtaaaaaagataaatagataaaaaaatttaaaaaattattactattattttttttgaaatttttattcttattttaaccCATGCgtgtattttgccttgaaagTCATTATAAGGACATCTGTAACGTGTCACAGTCCTAGCGCACCACATACACATATTGCATGATCCATATTTTGAAtctattttgaattttgaacaAAAAATTTGAGAGGTCAAGATAATTTCATCAACCATcaatttgttataaaaataaaatctcaattttTTTGTTACTAAAAGCAGGCATATCAAACATATTACTAACTGAATCCAAAACATCGAAATCATGCAACCGCAATATGACAACACTAACTTTATTGAAGCAGATTACGTAAACTTTTAGACGattgaaaatatttgtaaatgttAAGTTTTCAACTACTTAAAAAATGATGACATAATTgcaatattttaaaaacaatACTAAAACTGTAAGATAATGTCATCAACCATcaatttgttataaaaataaaatctcaattcTTTTTGTTACTAAAAGTAGGCATATCAAACATATTACTAACTGAATCCAAAACATCGAAATCATGCAACCGCAATATGACAACACTAACTTTATTGAAGTAGGTTACGTAAACTTTTTGACgattgaaaatattaaaaaacgtTAAGTTTTCAACTACTTAAAAAACGATGACATAATTGCAATATTTCAAGAACAATATTAAAACTGTAAACTAAAATGAATACTCCTAAGATAATTCGATAATTATGTACACTTATGGGTGaacttaaattgttttattattaattcaattttagaaaataaaccattatatatatatatatatatatacatgtattgttttattattaattctctttttgaaacacacacacacacacatatatatatatatatatatatatatatatttatatatatcaattttagGGGTGCACTCcagtgagattgttattttttgtgagatcatgagtacaatgaaatgaataagacaatatatcTTTCGTGTAGGATTGCTAACACCATGGGATGGTTTTGAAGGTGGAAGAATgagggtatttatagataaaattggttgggataaatttgaatttgaatttgaaaaaaaataaattaaatttcgaTCTAAAACGTCGGTTAACCGCCCAAAACCAGCGGTTTCTACCTCGGTGCCCGCAAAAGGTGCCGCCTAGCCCTGCCGCGCCAAGCCCGCCGATTTTCAGGCCGAATTGCCGGGTCGCGGGTCGAGAATTTTGGAACCGTAACCGACCCGAGACTATTGGCGGTTCCGGGTCAGAACCGTTGACTCTGGGGCGATTCCGATTAGGCCATGGCAACACTATAATTCAGTATATAGTCTTACATAAGCTGCAAAATTATGCTGCTTAAAATTTTTACCTGGATTTGAATCCTAGAGGGagtgaaaattttatataattaattgaatttcgttatgcagtcattacaagcgttttatgcaacatatatattggcttatgcaatcattcttcaTTCACTACATTTGTCCAATCTCATttgatcttctctctctctctctctatatatctatatatatatatatatatatatatatatatatatatatatatcatgtccGTGTACAGTATGTAcacgaaattaaatattttcacttaatattagatttattaattattatattatcgaTGTTcgtttatactccctccgtccacgaaagaacttcctatctttcctttttggggcgttcacaaaagaacttcctacctatttttggactatacccatcacttataatcctcttacttttcacttttcacaactcccaatattaattaattataacacattttcaccactcccaatacactcaactaccttttatccactctcaatacactcaacaatattttttcttaaaacccgtgccactccctcctaggaagttctttcatggacgaagggagtattatatatttcattaaatttttaatttgatttgattactctgtattttttttgtatcacttaaatatatttatagattttataaTACTCCTATTATGTATTACAAATACGTATGAATAATTGGACCGTACATCGCACGGGcaggggcgtagccaggggggctagagccccctagccccccccccaaattttgaaaatttttttttttaatttttttttataatatgtctaaaaatgttgttgttattattattattatatttgtattttagtaaaaaatgtctaaaatgtattgaatgccctcAAAATtgtttttagtaaatgttgaactatattatctatgaaaatgttgttattattattattatatttgtattttagtaaaaaatgtctaaaatctattgaatgcccccaaaaaaaattttagtaaatgttttgaactatattatctatgaaaatgttgttattattattattattattattattattattattattattattattattatatttgtattttagtaaaaaatgtctaaaatgtaattgaatgcccccaaaaaaaattttagtaaatgttttgaactatattatctatgaaaatgttgttattattattattatatttgtattttagtaaaaaatgtctaaaatgtattgaatgcccaaaaaaaaaaaattcgggggccgtaacagttcagcccctcccaaaaaaaatcctggctccgccactgcgCACGGGTATAATACTAGTAACACAATAAGACACTCAAGAATAAGATACAGAATCTCAAAGCGACATTTGAAAAATCAATTCtcaacaaaaaggaaaaagctAAAAACAcgacaaaacaaaacaaaaaacagTGGCATATAAATATTTTCAGTAAAAAGGGAAGGATTAGAATTTACAATAACatagtataataaaatattccaCGAGTTTTAGTAACATCCAATTTGTTCGTGTTACCAAACACAACGTTAGAATGCTGCATCAGTTGGAAGCTGAGAAAAAGCACGCTCGGAATATTAAAATGTAGATTTGTGGTGTAAACGCAATTGCCGAAGGCGACGGTTAGGTACGACAATTTTCGCCGATAGCCGGTGGTGCCGCCCGTCGCGTCCCCCTTTTCCTGAAAATTCTCGAGAGAAATCATATCATCGTTCTAGGTTTCGTGCAATTACCGTCAGAATTTATCTCTTACGGATTCGATAATTCAAAGAGTCGATTCTAATCACAAGGTCAAATAATCATCTCTTTCATTTTCTGACCATGGCCCTTTTAACCTTTGTGTGTTGTATCTGCAATTGAACATATCACAGGTGTTTCAGCTGCGTTGCCGTTGAAATTTGGCTGGAAGGGCATTAATTTGAGATCTGTTTTATGTTTAATTGTTTGTTAGGATTTTGACTTTTGCATAAGGTAGGTATTGGTTGTCTTCATCAGATTCTGAGTCTTTTTATCCCCTTCGATTCTAGTTGGCCTCTTTATCAAGTAATTTAGCTTAGTCAAGACTAGGTTTGTGAATTACTGGTGTTAGAACAGGTCAATACTTCTTATTAGTAATGAAATTTTTTGTATTCAATCCAAGAGATGCAAGACTATCACGATTTCTTTTTTTATGTCTATCTTGCTGTTATCTTTGAAGCTTTGTGCTCGTAATTATTTGACGTACATCTGTGAATTGCAATAAGTTTTGactttttaatttcaaatctTGGATTATCAATACCTACATGAGTATGAACGAGTATCTTGTAAAAACTTGTCTTGGATTTGATGTGATTTGTTGCATAACCTTTCTTATAAAGGTGACTCAGTTGTGAATGATTTGTTATCTTTTTCTCAGATAATGGCAGCTTCAGGTGACGCATGGGTAAGGGAATATAATGAAGCAGTTAGACTTGCTGACGATATCACTAACATGATATCTGAAAGAAGCTCACTGCCACCTTCTGGGCCAGAATCACAGCGGCATGCATCGACCACACGGAGAAAAATTACCATATTGGGAACCAGATTGGATAGCCTGCAGTCTCTTCTGCAAAAGCTTCATGGAAAGCAATCTCTGTAAGTTGTTTAATTGCTCTTTCTTAAAATTTGAAACTTATTGTAAGACTGAAATTAGGTAGTATATTTTCTAGTATTATTTTCATCTGTCCCCATTTGCCTTTCCATGGTTAAACACACTTTACTTGCCTTCCCGTATTTCAACTTTGGCTTAATCTCTTGTAATGGTTCACATTAATGATTATCTACAGCTAATTTTTGTTATGCTACCGTGCTTCTGAACCCAAACTGCAAAAATTGCAACCATAATTTCAATCATGACTTGGGAGAATAACATGGTATATTTGCCCTAGCAAACTTATGAGCTTCCAATTGTTTTATTTTcccttttttatttctttctgcGTTTATGGACCactatatattttcttcaattctatttttgtttaaatacacttttttttttcttttttttatcacCAAGTTATTTGGTCTCTCAGTAAAAATCCTGTGTTTGGGTTATGCTGATGTTGTACTTAGTTTACTCCTAAATGTGTTCTCATCTTGTTGTTTCATCCTGCTTTCTTCTGTATGCAGGACAGAGAAGGAAATGAATCGTCGCCGTGACATGGTAAATAATCTGAGATCAAAAGTAACTCAGATGGCTTCCGCATTGAGCATGTCAAACTTTGCTAATAGAGACAGCTTACTTGGCCCGGAGATAAAGCCTGCTGATGCGATGAGCAGAATAAGTGGCCTTGACAACCAAGGGGTTGTTGGTCTTCAAAGACAAGTCATGAGAGGCTAGTTTCTCTAGCGATGATCTTCAACTTCATTTTGTTTTTCCCTCTAATATTGATTCATATTCTTCTGACCCTGCAGAGCAAGATGAGGGTCTTGAAAAATTGGAGGAGACAGTCATAAGCACCAAACACATTGCACTTGCAGTGAATGAAGAACTCGATCTGCATACAAGACTGATTGTGGGTTTTCTTTTGTCTGATTTCATAATCTATACTCATAGTGTGTTCTGATAATGAAGTTCATATCTGTTGATTTATAGGATGATCTTGATCAACATGTTGAGGTTACAGACTCCAGATTACaggtaaatatttttatatccacaatttttttatgtattttttatggTCGTTGTGGATTTACCTCTAATATTAAATCCTTTGCATAACATAGTACGTTGAAAATAATGCTGTCATCTCAGTTTGAAATGAAGTTAGGTATAGCTCGTTCACTTTGATATAATAGAATTGTGAGAAAAAAATTCATTGAAAATGAAGTAATATTGGGAATACGTGCTTTATAAGAGATTCTAGatgatatttttcttaaatcCAATGATGTGCTGGTGAAAACAGCACAAAAATCATGATATGCCAAGA harbors:
- the LOC131011500 gene encoding syntaxin-51-like, with the protein product MAASGDAWVREYNEAVRLADDITNMISERSSLPPSGPESQRHASTTRRKITILGTRLDSLQSLLQKLHGKQSLTEKEMNRRRDMVNNLRSKVTQMASALSMSNFANRDSLLGPEIKPADAMSRISGLDNQGVVGLQRQVMREQDEGLEKLEETVISTKHIALAVNEELDLHTRLIDDLDQHVEVTDSRLQRVQKRLAILNKRTKGGCSCMCLFLSVIGIVVLVAVIYMLVKYL